The Apium graveolens cultivar Ventura chromosome 10, ASM990537v1, whole genome shotgun sequence nucleotide sequence GGGTAAGTTTCTGGCAATCTCACCCCACGAGTTCACAAATTCCATTGCACCAAGCCCGTCAAACATACAATGGTTCATGCATAACCCAAGAACAAATCCTCCGCATTGGAATTTAGTCACCTGGAAAATTAATTTTTGAACCACTTGACATCAGTAAAGATTTAGCAAAAACAGAAGTGCTTAGTGACTTGGTTATTATGAACATTAGTTAGTAGCGAAGTAAGGAAATAAGTTACCTGAGCAACCAAAGGAGGAATCTCTAACACATTTTTAGCGCCAGGGACATTATAAACTAGTTTACCTAGAGTGACAGGATCAGGCTTTGTAATATCACCAATCTCTTCCAATGCACCGTTAGCCTCTGCCTCAACAAAAACAGCACCTTCACTGCTACAATCTATTATAAGTTTTCCCTCCGGGCTAATTGTTAACCGCCCAGCAAGGGGGTAATAGTGAACAAGAACCTTTGCTAAAGCATCTTTAATCACCTCTACAGCATTCTCATTCCCTTTCTCCTCTGACTTGAAACAGTAAATGGTACGAACAATTACAGCAATGTTCTGATCAAGATTCGACAGGAAGTAAAGACCCTTTTCAATCTCCTCTGCAGGAGGAACTAGCATTGGCTCACCTTGTTTTACCACTAGTTCAACCAAATCAGCACCGGAGTTTCCCATGACTCAGACTCCTGAATTTCCAAACCTGAGTTAAGATGAAAGAAAAAGATGACAAAGTGCAAGATAATGAACAAGAAAATGTTGAGAAACTTATAATGAGGAGTGAAGTATACAGTTTGTGCTTGGAGTGAAGTAACAGAAAAAGTATAAGATATTTTTGTAAAGAGTTTGCAGTTGTTTATATAGGAAGATGTTGATTACAAGCTTTAGAAACCTCGAAGTTTTGGTTAACAAAGATTTAGTTATGAAAGGGACAAGGTTTGCTACATTTTTAGAGCTTGGTCATCCACAATGCTATTTTAATGTAGGTGTTTTTGagggagaaagaaaaagagatttTCAAACATTTCCATTGGAAGAATCTGATAATGTCATATGGTGATGGTGGTGGTAGGCTACTTGCTACAAACCAAACATACCAGTCAGAGATATGCTGGAGTGTTTGGTAAGGTTGGCATCCAAATTTTGTTGATTAACCTAACTGATGCATAATGCAGAAACAGGTACTATGATGCACAGATTATAACTTCAATTAAGCAAAGAATTTATAAATACAGCTTTATACGCGGTAGCCAGTACTAACCTTGTAAATGGAGATGATTACAAGTCACCCATGCCGGAGTTCAAATAGTCAAATCTGGAAATTTAGATTTCCAGAAACAGATGTTTTCCAATTTGAGGAGAATGAATATCTAAAATATGATGAACTTTTCTTACAGTTAAAACCACTCAGATATATATTTTAGCTGAGACTGCCTAGTAGGATTAGACAATGTGTTTAACTCGATGATTGGAAAACGTCGAGAGGGTTGCAGCAATCACAGATTGAACAAATCTTAGCAGAAAGAATTCCTGCAATCTCTAACCACAGGTCTACATCTGTATTTTAATCAATTATATACAATGCATGAACTGCAGAAAATTAGTTCAGCTAAGTTTACCCAGATTTGAGAACATTTTAAAATCTAATATCCCGAACAAACAGTCTTCTTGACAGAAAAACGAAccaaatcttcattttcagctccCTGATGAAGAACATGGACCCTGGTGCTAAACTACTAAAAAACAGATTTGAGATGCATAGAAGCACAACCTCGCCACTAAATCAAAAAATGCATAAGATCCGATCTTTATTAACACATTCATACATGCAAGTCTAATACAGCACGTCAGCACCATTTAGTCTGCACTAACAGCTGCTACTTGCAACACAAAACAGGTAACTAAACACAAGCAGCATAAACAAAATATAGGAGTAATAGGTCTTAATACCAGAGCACATGAAAAAGTGGATATAGCATGAGATGAATGTTGGACAGTTTTAAATTAGCCTCCCTGCTACAAATTCATGAACTCATAGTATAGACAGTTTAAGGAAAAATAAAATTGATGATGCAATCCCTTTGGCATCCAAAGGCAAAATCTTAAGGTTAAACAAGTGAGACTAATGCTATTAATTATCCTAACTAGGCAACTATGTTGGATATCAAAACCAAAGAAATACCAAATGAATATCACATTTGTGAAAATATCAGCTAATGATAAGTTAAGTACAGCTAACAAAGGAAGGCGAGATATCAAGACATGCAAATGAACTATAGTAGCATCTCCCCTGAAGTCCCTAATCAAGGAGCAAATGTCTTTTGAAACCAATAAACCTAATTTTGGCCTTCACTAGGGGGACCTTTCCCATTGACTCATTACACAACTTAGATTAACTGGTTCTTCCTAAACTCTGTGCCGCCTAAGCATTGTTATCATCTTCTCCATCCCCTTCCGCATCTTCTCCGGTATCTTCCTCCCCGTCATCATCCTCATCAGTCATGTTGCTTATAACATCAGTAATAATTAACTTCACCTCAGCTTTTCTGTGTGTAAGATCTAGATCGAAGTGGGTACCTAATTAAGAAAATTTAGAAAATCAAGATTGACAAGTTAGCTGATGACTCGAGGAGGGTACAAAAAAGCACTTGTATAACTCTCGCTTACCAAGCTGTCTCAGTATATCAGATAAAGTTGCCTGCATAGTCAGAGATACAATGATGATATAATTAGTGAAAATCTACGAAACCTCACATAGTAATAATCTTAATGAGAATCTTGTTACATGCGAGCAAAGCAAAGATTACTTACCGTGTTAAAATCAACTTCCTTCAGAATACCTGCAACAACTGCATGCATCTCCTCTTTACTGGGTTCAGGCTTTGCCTTTTTGCTACCCTTTTTGTTTCCTACTGTCAGCAAAaattgatataaaatattacTGAATGCAAGAAACTATTGCAGGCTCAAACAGCAGAGTAGTGGAAAAAATCTAATGAATATTTGTTATTAATCACAATTTACATCATGTATGAGATAAGAAGTTTTTGATGCCATGTCTTTTGTTCTCAAATTTTAACAATATGTAGCCTTGGAAAATTAGTCTATCACTGTGCTTCAAATAAATAGATGGTGGTATACATCATTCACCGCAAGAAAAAACCAAAAAAATGCAATTTACAGGATACAGAATGTAATGTCATATAGTGCACAGATATAAATCTGCATAATGGAAAATGAATAAGATACTAGAGATGTCAGTTATCTTCAAAAACTACATTCAAAGATGTGATGCATCAGAATTCTAAAATGTTGCTTAACAAGAAGAGTTGAAATGGAGCTATTGGTTTGGGGGGGTAAGAACATAAACTTGCACAGTCAAAAGAAGACATTAGCTAGTAAGTTAAGGAATATATAAGCAAATAACACACCTTGATCTTTTTCCGGCACCTTAGTCGACGACTTACTCAATTCTTTTTTGCCTGAGGTTTTGACTTTTGCAGGTAAACTTTGGTCCTTCTCATCTtccttatccagcttttgtttcTTAGTTGAAGACGCCTTGGATTTACGAGATGAGCCAGAAGCTGCACTAGTGTCATTCTTTTCAGCAATGTCCATGGACATTGAAGATTTCTTAGTTGACTTCGGACTTGTTTTGGATGATTTTGTAGGGCGGGCTCTTTTGACAGATTTTGATTTGTCAGCAGTTTTAACCCCGGAATCATTCTTACTAACTGCCTTGGAAGAACTCTTTGTAATTTGCCTTCTTGGTTTACCTTTTACATTCTCTTCCTCCTCTTCAGACTTACTGTCCTGACCGTTCTCCTCTTTTGCATCTgaatcatttttcttttcctctTCTTCCGACTTAATGTCCTGATCACTCTCCTCCTTTACATCTGCATCAGTTTTCTCTTCCTCTTCTTCAGACTTAATGTCCTGATCAGTCTCCTCCTTTGCATCAGCATCATTCTCATCATCATCCTGAGAAACATCTCTGCTTTCTGACTGTTCagcttcttcatcatcttcttcaGCATCCTTAGACGGGTTCTTACGTTTCTTCCCAGATACAGACTCTAGCTTTTGTTTCTGTTAAAAAGGACAAGATTATTTCTATCGTTGGGTTTATTATAATATACAAAACAAATAATCAGAGAAGGCTTCATGCACATCTAGCTAAAATAAATATGGTGAAACATAAAAAATTAACTAACCTAACTAAATTTGGAATTCAAATGTCTAAAAGGAAATTACAAATGCTATGGTGAAATATTAACTTCAAATTGTAAAAAATAGACAAGCTATTGATTTAATTATAATTTGCATTACTATATATTTTAACTACAATTGTCTTCGTTTCTAATTATTCATTGGCATCATACAATTAAAAAAATAGGGTAAATGAAATTATATATCTGAAGCATATGGCTGATTACAACTACAAAGTAACCAGCAATTCTTATAGATCGCAGATCGTTTCCACTTTTCAGCATCCTGATCCTTGCACATTTGGAAAcacaaacaaaatatatttatacATAAAGGTAGTACTCTATTTTGAATTAATGGACATTCTAGGAGTAAGACATTGTTTTTACTTATACAACGTTATCGATTTTTCACGCATAGTTAAGTTTATATTTTTTGACTACACTTGTATTATCTACACATCTACTCTTCATCTGTGTAACTAGTACTGTGTAGATATATAAGCTTTTCAAGGTTAAAAATGTATAAGAAGCTTGTATTAAATGCAAATTCAACAGTTCTTGTTATGTTAAAAAACGTCATCAAACGTCTATTTATCCAAAACAGAGGGAGTATGTTATAATGCATTGACAAGCTTACCCCGAGAGGGGGCAGAAGGAAGGAAAAAAATACACTTACATTATGACAATCATACAAACCTAATTAAGACAAGCCAATCATGCCAACTTGACATTTGACACTTTGGTGAAGATACAGATTAAAACTCTTACAGTGCAACACAATTAAGGCCTCATAATTTTTTGTGCATTCAAACCATAGAATTAGCTAGGGTGCAACATCAAGGTTCTCAGGTGACAATATAAACAGAAACCAAAAAACATATGCAAACCTTGGATGCTGTCTTTACAGCCTTCCTCCCAGATCTCGATGACTTGCTAGATTTAGCCTTCCTCTTCAGCTTTTGAGCTTTCTGTAAATAATAAGCACAAGAATTATAATAAACAGACACAGACCCTTATTTATTCTTTTATTTAGGTTGCATTATCCTGTAACTGCCTTCAATAAATCATGTACAAACAGACAGGGAAAAAGGTTAAGCAACAGAAATGACATCTACACATATGACATGCTTGgagtgtgcgtgtgtgtgtgtgacaTAGAGGGAGGGGGAGCGCACTTCACTGTCAGCTAGCAATAATTCAGTTGTAACATGTGGAGATTCCAAAAACTCTAATAGTTTCACAGAAAGATCTTCCTGAAAAAACAGTGAAGTAATAATTAGAATACTACATCAGTGCATGTAACCTTAATTTCAGAACACCTTGTTTGCTAGGACTCACCTTCTTAGCAGTGCTTTTTCTAACAAATGGTATATTAAGAATATCACAAAAAAGCGCCAATTTGTCCCTGACACACTTATCAATCCTCTCCTTAACTTTGATCC carries:
- the LOC141692489 gene encoding DEK domain-containing chromatin-associated protein 2-like isoform X2, producing the protein MASENGIVGEEKRVVENGENGGEKAEKDVELVGEEEGEEEKDVEMAESDGEKAESEEEEEGEEKGGDEEEEEEEEEKGGDEKGEVKKRRRRSSVSEAPITPNGRPSRERKTVERYMELSDLKSSAGKAVLIEKGKGIPLKDIPNVAYKLSKMRADENLKLLHYVLYGNRMKVHLLKRNIGLFSGFVWDANEEKQRIKVKERIDKCVRDKLALFCDILNIPFVRKSTAKKEDLSVKLLEFLESPHVTTELLLADSEKAQKLKRKAKSSKSSRSGRKAVKTASKKQKLESVSGKKRKNPSKDAEEDDEEAEQSESRDVSQDDDENDADAKEETDQDIKSEEEEEKTDADVKEESDQDIKSEEEEKKNDSDAKEENGQDSKSEEEEENVKGKPRRQITKSSSKAVSKNDSGVKTADKSKSVKRARPTKSSKTSPKSTKKSSMSMDIAEKNDTSAASGSSRKSKASSTKKQKLDKEDEKDQSLPAKVKTSGKKELSKSSTKVPEKDQGNKKGSKKAKPEPSKEEMHAVVAGILKEVDFNTATLSDILRQLGTHFDLDLTHRKAEVKLIITDVISNMTDEDDDGEEDTGEDAEGDGEDDNNA
- the LOC141692489 gene encoding DEK domain-containing chromatin-associated protein 1-like isoform X1, with product MASENGIVGEEKRVVENGENGGEKAEKDVELVGEEEGEEEKDVEMAESDGEKAESEEEEEGEEKGGDEEEEEEEEEKGGDEKGEVKKRRRRSSVSEAPITPNGRPSRERKTVERYMELSDLKSSAGKAVLIEKGKGIPLKDIPNVAYKLSKMRADENLKLLHYVLYGNRMKVHLLKRNIGLFSGFVWDANEEKQRIKVKERIDKCVRDKLALFCDILNIPFVRKSTAKKEDLSVKLLEFLESPHVTTELLLADSEKAQKLKRKAKSSKSSRSGRKAVKTASKKQKLESVSGKKRKNPSKDAEEDDEEAEQSESRDVSQDDDENDADAKEETDQDIKSEEEEEKTDADVKEESDQDIKSEEEEKKNDSDAKEENGQDSKSEEEEENVKGKPRRQITKSSSKAVSKNDSGVKTADKSKSVKRARPTKSSKTSPKSTKKSSMSMDIAEKNDTSAASGSSRKSKASSTKKQKLDKEDEKDQSLPAKVKTSGKKELSKSSTKVPEKDQVGNKKGSKKAKPEPSKEEMHAVVAGILKEVDFNTATLSDILRQLGTHFDLDLTHRKAEVKLIITDVISNMTDEDDDGEEDTGEDAEGDGEDDNNA